Proteins co-encoded in one Thamnophis elegans isolate rThaEle1 chromosome 1, rThaEle1.pri, whole genome shotgun sequence genomic window:
- the VMAC gene encoding vimentin-type intermediate filament-associated coiled-coil protein, translating to MMSSSSPPTPVQIREANAHLAALHGRVAELERRLAAAERTVHGQAESLIRKDAEMRRAVLGLREGKDREIAILEEKLQSSEQHAQKLLNVIQEKDSLITQLRHRSRLLTKICRSRPVLDNLLAYMAEGEQLSPVLGAQSDANSPDHNLSLETNCIPDLDLDTKDFSLGDDEQDSDKTLFGTTV from the exons ATGATGTCTTCATCTTCGCCGCCGACGCCGGTCCAGATTCGCGAGGCTAACGCGCATTTGGCCGCCTTGCATGGGCGGGTTGCAGAGCTGGAGCGGCGTTTGGCAGCTGCGGAGCGCACGGTGCACGGCCAGGCTGAGAGCCTCATCCGGAAGGATGCCGAGATGCGCCGGGCGGTGCTCGGGCTTCGGGAGGGCAAGGACAG GGAAATTGCCATCTTGGAGGAAAAGCTGCAGTCTTCTGAACAACATGCACAAAAACTGTTAAACGTGATCCAGGAAAAAGACAGTTTGATAACGCAACTGAGGCACAGGAGCCGCCTGCTGACCAAGATCTGTCGTAGCCGCCCAGTCCTGGATAATCTCTTGGCATACATGGCGGAAGGGGAGCAGCTGAGTCCTGTCCTTGGGGCACAAAGTGACGCCAATTCAccagatcacaatctgtccctgGAGACAAACTGTATCCCAGACCTGGATTTGGACACCAAAGACTTTTCACTTGGGGATGACGAGCAGGATTCAGACAAGACTTTGTTTGGGACAACAGTGTAA